A single Arachnia propionica DNA region contains:
- a CDS encoding CPBP family glutamic-type intramembrane protease, translating into MQSKSTQHQTLKLLSINILFISLWLITLLNPERLKVLWFAVVLLLAIVFIIKNKNTSKYDILTGIALGCLVMPSQVVMGACSIVSYIGGASVFKKSKNKIVLFKATNIKEMIKTVGIMLIAGAVLAVTNVLLAKSAIEFNFSIEPEWFLRAIKAGVSEEVIFRFFFFAVSVYCIKDGALSKFDNFLCYVIMILPHVLIHFDATTFTLSSVVVLALLFGLPFAIMQRKRDLSSAIGAHTLVDAVRFCTFGA; encoded by the coding sequence ATGCAATCGAAATCTACTCAGCATCAAACGCTGAAACTGCTGAGCATCAACATACTATTTATATCTCTCTGGCTTATAACTTTACTCAACCCAGAGAGACTGAAAGTATTATGGTTTGCGGTTGTATTGCTACTGGCGATCGTCTTCATCATAAAGAATAAAAATACATCGAAGTACGATATTCTCACAGGGATTGCCTTGGGTTGTTTGGTCATGCCGTCTCAAGTTGTCATGGGGGCATGCTCCATTGTTTCATACATTGGAGGCGCCAGCGTCTTCAAGAAAAGCAAAAACAAGATCGTCCTATTCAAGGCCACCAACATAAAAGAGATGATAAAGACAGTCGGCATCATGTTGATAGCGGGAGCGGTGCTGGCAGTTACCAACGTCCTCTTGGCGAAATCCGCTATAGAATTTAATTTTTCGATCGAACCCGAGTGGTTCCTGCGCGCAATCAAAGCCGGCGTGTCAGAAGAGGTTATTTTTCGCTTCTTTTTCTTTGCAGTGAGCGTTTACTGCATCAAGGATGGAGCGTTATCAAAATTCGATAATTTTTTGTGCTATGTCATCATGATACTGCCACACGTCTTGATACATTTTGACGCAACAACTTTCACGCTGAGCAGTGTCGTGGTGTTGGCTCTGTTATTTGGATTGCCATTTGCCATCATGCAACGAAAACGTGATCTGAGCTCTGCAATCGGAGCTCATACGTTGGTCGATGCAGTACGATTCTGCACATTTGGGGCATAG
- a CDS encoding ATP-binding protein, translated as MPNPLIDSLLQVLSDRPDDVPLRLHVAELLIADGRGSEAVQHCAVALQQDPSNQQAHALLGQAFPTPATPSPTQEAPVASMPSAPEPIDRPQETPAAPASPPTPGQEDQAIPAEPDQDTETGHPAEPSQETETPATETEPKQTGFSWSRAEQQFEDGPAPRFVADSDSGEPELERVHEDDGARPEDVWEVERTTLTLADVGGMEHVKERLEVSFLAPMRNPELRKLFGKSLRGGLLLYGPPGCGKTFIARAVAGEMGASFMNVTLSDVLDMFLGQSEGKLHDLFQAARRAAPVVLFLDELDAIGAKRTLTRFSGMRNVINQLLQELDGVNTNNEGLFTLAATNAPWDVDSALRRPGRLDRTVLVLPPDEPARLAILKHDLVRRPVEGINLARLARDTDGFTGADLSHLCESAAELAMIDSVRSGRPRMIGMKDFTMALKQVQPSAKAWFETARNVVTYADPNGEYADLTAYMRKKRLL; from the coding sequence ATGCCGAATCCCCTCATCGACTCGTTGCTGCAGGTCCTGTCCGACCGGCCTGATGACGTTCCGTTACGCCTCCACGTGGCAGAGCTTCTCATAGCCGATGGCCGGGGCTCGGAGGCCGTCCAGCACTGCGCCGTCGCTTTGCAGCAGGACCCCTCGAATCAGCAGGCCCATGCGCTGCTCGGCCAGGCCTTCCCCACCCCTGCGACACCCTCCCCCACCCAGGAAGCGCCTGTGGCATCGATGCCATCCGCACCGGAGCCGATCGACCGCCCCCAGGAAACCCCCGCGGCCCCGGCATCGCCACCCACCCCGGGCCAAGAGGATCAGGCCATCCCGGCGGAACCGGACCAGGACACGGAAACGGGGCATCCCGCGGAACCGAGCCAGGAGACAGAGACACCGGCAACGGAAACGGAACCGAAACAGACGGGTTTCAGCTGGTCACGGGCGGAGCAGCAGTTCGAGGACGGCCCGGCGCCGCGTTTCGTGGCGGATTCCGACTCCGGGGAACCGGAACTGGAACGGGTCCACGAGGACGACGGGGCGCGCCCCGAGGACGTCTGGGAAGTTGAGAGAACAACCCTTACCCTCGCCGACGTCGGCGGCATGGAACACGTCAAGGAACGCCTGGAGGTCTCCTTCCTGGCGCCCATGCGCAACCCGGAGCTGCGGAAACTCTTCGGCAAGAGCCTGCGGGGAGGCCTGCTGCTGTACGGGCCCCCGGGGTGCGGCAAGACCTTCATCGCCCGCGCCGTGGCGGGAGAGATGGGGGCCTCATTCATGAACGTGACCCTCTCGGACGTTCTCGACATGTTCCTGGGACAGTCGGAGGGCAAACTGCATGACCTGTTCCAGGCGGCAAGGCGCGCCGCTCCCGTGGTTCTGTTCCTCGACGAGCTGGACGCCATAGGGGCGAAACGCACGCTCACACGCTTCAGCGGCATGCGCAACGTGATCAACCAGCTTCTGCAGGAACTCGACGGTGTCAACACCAACAACGAGGGATTGTTCACGCTCGCGGCGACGAACGCGCCGTGGGACGTGGATTCCGCCCTGCGCAGACCGGGGCGCCTGGACCGCACCGTCTTGGTGCTGCCGCCCGACGAGCCCGCCAGATTGGCCATCCTGAAACACGATCTGGTTCGCCGCCCCGTCGAGGGCATCAACCTGGCCAGGCTGGCCCGGGACACGGACGGATTCACGGGAGCCGACCTGAGCCATCTGTGCGAGAGCGCAGCCGAACTGGCGATGATCGACTCCGTCCGTTCCGGCAGGCCGCGCATGATCGGCATGAAGGATTTCACCATGGCCCTCAAACAGGTCCAGCCCTCCGCCAAGGCCTGGTTCGAGACGGCCCGCAATGTCGTCACCTACGCCGATCCGAACGGTGAATACGCCGACCTCACCGCCTACATGAGGAAGAAGCGCCTGCTGTGA
- a CDS encoding DeoR/GlpR family DNA-binding transcription regulator translates to MNSTHQSDTHSRRPSIPQAPQDRRQVIAEHVIARGSVRVENLARAVGVSAMTIYRDVANLEQAGIVHLDRGLVRAVATSLSEADAEFRLQQSPRIKQAMAEALAPRIAQGSSVMLDDSTSAMWVLRALRDVHPLTVITTSLLVANEAKQMDGVRLLMAGGEYEPWAHAMMGPTAAANLRAWQADHCVMSASGIVGKRCQHPYENAVQVKQAMIASSTNRYLLLDHTKFARKALYTFAEITDFDAVVVDAATPREIRDELAGHGVEVIVSE, encoded by the coding sequence ATGAACTCGACGCACCAGTCCGACACCCACTCTCGACGGCCATCCATCCCGCAGGCCCCTCAGGATCGCCGCCAGGTGATCGCCGAGCACGTCATCGCCCGGGGCAGCGTCCGGGTCGAGAACCTGGCGCGGGCCGTCGGCGTCTCAGCCATGACCATCTACCGGGACGTGGCGAACCTCGAACAGGCGGGCATCGTCCACCTCGACCGGGGCCTGGTACGTGCGGTGGCAACCAGCCTGAGCGAGGCCGACGCCGAGTTCCGCCTCCAGCAGAGCCCGCGGATCAAACAGGCCATGGCCGAGGCGCTGGCCCCCCGGATCGCCCAGGGAAGCTCCGTGATGCTGGACGACTCGACCTCCGCCATGTGGGTGCTACGCGCCCTGCGGGACGTCCACCCCCTGACCGTGATCACCACCTCCCTGCTGGTGGCCAACGAGGCGAAGCAGATGGACGGCGTGCGCCTGCTGATGGCGGGTGGCGAGTACGAACCCTGGGCCCACGCGATGATGGGCCCGACCGCCGCAGCGAACCTACGGGCCTGGCAGGCCGATCACTGCGTCATGTCGGCCTCCGGGATCGTAGGGAAACGCTGCCAGCACCCCTACGAGAACGCGGTCCAGGTCAAGCAGGCCATGATCGCCTCCTCCACGAATCGATACCTGCTGCTGGACCACACCAAGTTCGCACGCAAAGCGCTCTACACCTTCGCCGAGATCACCGACTTCGATGCCGTCGTGGTGGACGCCGCAACCCCCCGGGAGATCCGCGACGAGCTCGCCGGGCACGGGGTCGAGGTCATCGTCTCCGAGTGA
- the tig gene encoding trigger factor, whose product MPSTVEKLSPTRVKLTVEIPFADLKPHLDKAYKEIAEQVSIPGFRKGKVPAVVIDQRFGRGVVLQEAINEAIQPAYEAAMVEAKAVPLAQPEIEITKLEDGELVEFTAEVDIRPEFDLPDFTAIETTVDALPSLDDEVEERIALLRKRFATTTELDREAQEGDVLTVDLTASQNGEELPEASATGVTLTVGEESGMLDGLDEAVRGLKAGESKTFASTLIGGPFRGQEADITVTVTQVAEEELPALDDEFAQLISEFDTVEEMREDLSKAVLAQAKAEQVAEARDKILEAALAQVDFEVPVDVLARELEARRNQISDQLARAGLTVETYLEQAEDEDAEDADAFWAQVDERSTQALRAQLLLDKYVDDNEVPVSQQEFTELILRRATEQRTTPQEVVNHMMEHNHMFEWQQEIRRGKALAAICEAAKVTDSEGEPVEMTPQAPEADEETETPETEEAEAQEASGTEETGSEETPEAEKSE is encoded by the coding sequence GTGCCCAGCACCGTAGAGAAGCTGAGCCCCACGAGGGTCAAGCTAACCGTAGAGATCCCCTTCGCTGATCTCAAGCCCCATCTCGACAAGGCGTACAAGGAGATCGCAGAGCAGGTCAGCATCCCCGGATTCCGCAAGGGCAAGGTGCCTGCCGTCGTCATCGACCAGCGTTTCGGCCGGGGAGTGGTCCTCCAGGAGGCCATCAACGAGGCCATCCAGCCCGCGTACGAGGCGGCCATGGTTGAGGCCAAGGCGGTTCCGCTCGCCCAGCCCGAGATCGAAATCACCAAACTGGAGGACGGTGAACTCGTCGAGTTCACAGCCGAGGTCGACATCCGACCCGAGTTCGACCTTCCAGACTTCACCGCAATCGAGACCACGGTCGACGCCCTGCCGTCGCTCGACGACGAAGTGGAGGAGCGCATCGCGCTGCTCCGCAAGAGGTTCGCCACCACCACGGAACTCGACCGCGAGGCCCAGGAGGGTGACGTCCTCACCGTCGACCTGACCGCTTCCCAGAATGGAGAGGAGCTGCCGGAGGCGTCCGCCACCGGCGTCACCCTCACCGTCGGCGAGGAATCCGGGATGCTCGACGGACTCGACGAGGCCGTTCGCGGTCTCAAGGCGGGGGAGTCGAAGACCTTCGCGTCCACCCTGATCGGCGGTCCCTTCCGCGGCCAGGAGGCCGACATCACGGTCACCGTCACGCAGGTGGCCGAGGAGGAACTGCCCGCGCTGGACGACGAGTTCGCCCAGCTGATCTCCGAGTTCGACACCGTCGAGGAGATGCGCGAGGACCTGTCCAAGGCGGTCCTGGCCCAGGCCAAGGCCGAGCAGGTAGCCGAGGCTCGGGACAAGATCCTGGAGGCCGCCCTCGCGCAGGTCGATTTCGAGGTGCCAGTTGACGTGCTTGCCCGCGAGCTCGAGGCCCGCCGCAATCAGATCTCCGATCAGCTGGCGCGGGCCGGGCTGACCGTCGAAACCTACCTGGAGCAGGCCGAGGACGAGGACGCGGAGGACGCCGACGCGTTCTGGGCACAGGTGGACGAGCGTTCCACCCAGGCGCTGCGCGCCCAGTTGCTCCTCGACAAGTACGTCGACGACAACGAGGTTCCCGTCTCCCAGCAGGAGTTCACCGAGCTGATCCTCCGCAGGGCCACCGAGCAGCGCACCACGCCGCAGGAAGTGGTCAACCACATGATGGAACACAACCACATGTTCGAGTGGCAGCAGGAGATCCGTCGCGGCAAGGCGCTCGCCGCCATCTGTGAGGCCGCGAAGGTGACCGACTCCGAGGGGGAACCCGTCGAGATGACCCCGCAGGCCCCCGAAGCCGACGAGGAAACCGAAACCCCCGAAACCGAGGAAGCCGAAGCCCAGGAGGCCTCCGGAACCGAGGAAACCGGGTCTGAGGAGACCCCCGAGGCCGAGAAGTCGGAGTGA
- a CDS encoding YciI family protein — MARLFILELTYHRGLAPVEANLQAHKEYLAKNYSAGRFLASGRKEPRNGGIILATGTRKEMEETIRTDPFTISDAAKYSITEFLPSMTADCLSLYRETP; from the coding sequence ATGGCACGTCTTTTCATCTTGGAACTGACCTACCATCGCGGACTCGCTCCCGTCGAGGCCAACCTTCAGGCACACAAGGAGTATCTCGCCAAGAACTACTCCGCCGGTCGTTTTCTAGCAAGCGGGCGCAAGGAACCCCGGAACGGGGGCATCATCCTTGCAACAGGCACCCGAAAGGAAATGGAAGAGACCATCAGAACAGACCCGTTCACCATCAGCGATGCCGCTAAGTACTCGATCACCGAGTTCCTTCCTTCAATGACCGCCGATTGCCTGTCCCTGTACCGGGAGACGCCGTAG
- the rhuM gene encoding RhuM family protein has translation MRKFRIVRSEGSRQVTRRIDHYNLDVIIPVGYRVDSVHAIQFHR, from the coding sequence ATACGGAAATTCCGGATAGTTCGTTCCGAGGGCTCACGTCAAGTGACTCGTAGAATCGACCACTACAACCTCGACGTCATCATACCGGTGGGCTACCGCGTCGACTCGGTGCATGCCATCCAGTTCCACCGGTAG
- a CDS encoding HAD-IIA family hydrolase, with protein MLPTELHQAYVFDLDGTIYLGDHLLPGAARLIGELRRRGIPVRFLSNNPTKDPRQYVEKLARLGLPTDISDIANTVVTTTRWLQEHHPDATLFVVGEEPLKRALTEAGFRLSDDPERIDIVIASYDRTFDYSKLQIAFDAIWFHRRAILIQTNPDRFCPFPGGRGEPDCAAITAAIEACTGVKSVANLGKPSHIMLEEALQGLDVDPAACVMVGDRLHTDIQMALDTGMASCLVLTGETTPDDVAALDENHQPTYVLDRVDRLIPQRLWDELGWTETNWKDH; from the coding sequence ATGCTCCCGACCGAGCTGCACCAGGCCTATGTCTTCGACCTGGACGGAACCATCTATCTGGGTGATCACCTGCTGCCCGGTGCGGCCCGGTTGATCGGGGAACTGCGTCGCCGCGGAATCCCGGTGCGTTTCCTGTCGAACAACCCGACGAAGGATCCGCGGCAGTACGTCGAAAAACTGGCCCGGCTAGGGCTACCCACCGACATCTCGGACATCGCGAACACGGTGGTCACCACCACCCGCTGGCTCCAAGAACACCATCCGGATGCCACGCTGTTCGTGGTGGGTGAGGAACCGTTGAAACGGGCCCTTACCGAGGCCGGATTCCGGTTGAGCGACGACCCCGAACGCATCGACATCGTCATCGCCTCCTACGACCGCACCTTCGACTACTCCAAGCTCCAGATCGCCTTCGACGCGATCTGGTTCCACCGGCGCGCCATTCTCATCCAGACCAACCCGGACCGGTTCTGCCCGTTCCCGGGCGGCCGCGGGGAACCGGACTGCGCCGCGATCACCGCAGCCATCGAGGCCTGCACGGGCGTGAAATCGGTGGCTAACCTGGGCAAACCCTCTCACATCATGCTGGAGGAGGCTCTCCAAGGTCTCGACGTGGATCCCGCCGCCTGCGTCATGGTCGGTGACCGCCTCCACACCGACATCCAGATGGCCCTCGACACCGGCATGGCCTCCTGCCTGGTGCTCACGGGCGAAACGACCCCCGACGACGTCGCAGCCCTCGACGAGAACCACCAACCCACCTATGTACTCGACCGTGTCGACCGACTAATCCCCCAGCGCCTGTGGGACGAGCTCGGTTGGACCGAAACAAACTGGAAGGACCACTGA
- a CDS encoding DedA family protein has product MLLETTTAESLTGIAAWAVGIMTTLGGPGAAFLIALENLFPPLPSEVILPLAGFSAGTGTSSMTILTAILWCTFGSVAGAWALYGVGAWLGPDRTRRILARVPLVKTSDIDRTEAFFHRRGGWTVFTGRMVPVFRSLISIPAGVTRMNPLRFTLLTMAGAAIWNTILVSAGYALGANWSVVEDYVGIFSKVVIAACVVALAWFIAVRLRASRRVTTD; this is encoded by the coding sequence GTGCTGCTGGAGACCACCACAGCGGAATCGCTCACAGGAATCGCGGCCTGGGCCGTGGGGATCATGACCACCCTGGGCGGCCCGGGTGCTGCTTTCCTGATCGCCCTCGAGAACCTCTTCCCTCCCCTGCCCTCCGAGGTGATCCTTCCCCTGGCCGGTTTCTCAGCCGGCACCGGCACCTCGAGTATGACCATTCTCACAGCGATCCTGTGGTGCACCTTCGGTTCCGTCGCTGGTGCATGGGCCCTGTACGGGGTGGGTGCCTGGCTGGGACCGGACCGAACCCGCCGGATCCTGGCCAGGGTTCCTTTGGTCAAGACCTCTGACATCGACCGCACCGAGGCGTTCTTCCACCGCCGGGGAGGTTGGACCGTCTTCACGGGACGTATGGTGCCGGTTTTCCGGTCGCTGATTTCCATCCCCGCTGGGGTGACCCGCATGAACCCGCTGCGGTTCACTCTTCTGACCATGGCCGGGGCCGCGATCTGGAACACCATCCTGGTGAGCGCCGGATACGCGCTGGGGGCGAACTGGAGCGTGGTCGAGGACTACGTGGGGATTTTTTCGAAAGTGGTCATCGCCGCCTGCGTGGTCGCCCTGGCGTGGTTCATCGCCGTCCGGTTGCGCGCCTCGCGACGCGTCACCACCGACTGA
- a CDS encoding FGGY-family carbohydrate kinase, giving the protein MTDNTYLLGIDFGTESVRAAIFDLAGRPVSFAATTYRTTHPHPGWAEQDPEEWWEALQASCRKVIAASGISPAAIKGISYDATTMTVVAMDKRGEALRPAIMWMDVRATEQAARAEKSDSVARLYNGRGTAPATAEWYPFKAAWLRENERETYDAAFRLVDAPDWVTYKLTGEWTTNINSAALRMYYNRDHGGWPVDFYETIGCGDVFDKIPEKVVDLGTPVGELSVIAAQLLGLHPGTPVAQGPADAWAGQIGLGVVDPGVMALITGSSHVLTGQTDKPIHGKGFFGAYTDGVVKGQYTVEGGQVSTGSVLKWFKDNFARDLIQAAEVTGLNVYDILNKQSKDLPPGSEGLIINEYFQGNRTPYTDSKARGVIWGLSLHHGPAHIYRAIQESVCYGTAHNLRAMSAAGFEVKKIVAAGGATKSRDWMQMHADVTGVPIALTEVGDAVVLGSCMLAAVGAGLHPDLGTAAREMVHEIDLLEPNQRRHEEYQYFVDAYANTYPQLQPMIHDMVDRENAKRG; this is encoded by the coding sequence ATGACCGACAACACCTACCTCCTCGGCATCGACTTCGGCACCGAGAGCGTCCGGGCCGCCATCTTCGACCTGGCCGGCCGGCCTGTCTCCTTCGCCGCCACCACGTACCGCACCACCCACCCCCACCCCGGCTGGGCCGAACAGGATCCGGAGGAGTGGTGGGAGGCGTTGCAGGCCTCGTGTCGCAAGGTGATCGCCGCCTCTGGTATCTCCCCCGCCGCCATCAAGGGCATCTCCTACGACGCCACCACCATGACCGTCGTTGCCATGGACAAACGCGGCGAGGCCCTCCGCCCCGCCATCATGTGGATGGACGTGCGCGCCACCGAGCAGGCCGCTCGCGCGGAGAAGTCGGATTCGGTGGCGCGTCTCTACAACGGTCGCGGCACCGCCCCGGCCACCGCCGAGTGGTACCCGTTCAAGGCCGCCTGGTTGCGGGAGAACGAGCGCGAAACCTACGACGCGGCCTTCCGGCTGGTCGACGCCCCCGACTGGGTGACCTACAAGCTGACCGGCGAGTGGACCACCAACATCAACTCGGCCGCGCTGCGCATGTACTACAACCGCGACCACGGCGGCTGGCCCGTCGACTTCTACGAAACCATCGGATGCGGCGATGTCTTCGACAAGATCCCGGAGAAGGTGGTCGATCTCGGCACCCCGGTCGGTGAGCTGTCGGTGATCGCGGCGCAGCTCCTCGGCCTGCACCCCGGCACTCCCGTCGCCCAGGGACCGGCCGACGCCTGGGCCGGGCAGATCGGGCTGGGTGTCGTCGACCCGGGGGTGATGGCGTTGATCACCGGTTCCTCCCACGTCCTGACGGGACAGACCGACAAACCGATCCACGGCAAAGGATTCTTCGGCGCCTACACCGACGGTGTGGTCAAGGGTCAGTACACCGTCGAGGGCGGTCAGGTCTCCACCGGTTCGGTCCTGAAATGGTTCAAGGACAACTTCGCCCGCGACCTGATCCAGGCGGCAGAGGTCACCGGACTCAACGTCTACGACATTCTCAACAAGCAGTCGAAGGACCTGCCACCCGGCTCCGAAGGCCTCATCATCAACGAGTATTTCCAAGGCAACCGCACCCCGTACACTGACTCGAAGGCCCGCGGGGTGATCTGGGGTCTGTCCCTGCACCACGGCCCCGCCCACATCTACCGCGCCATCCAGGAGTCGGTGTGCTACGGCACCGCACACAACCTGCGGGCCATGTCGGCGGCGGGTTTCGAGGTGAAGAAGATCGTCGCCGCGGGTGGCGCCACCAAGAGCCGCGACTGGATGCAGATGCACGCCGACGTCACCGGCGTGCCGATCGCCCTGACCGAGGTCGGCGACGCCGTGGTGCTGGGTTCCTGCATGCTGGCGGCGGTCGGCGCGGGCCTCCACCCCGATCTCGGGACCGCGGCGAGGGAGATGGTCCACGAGATCGACCTGCTGGAACCCAATCAGCGGCGGCACGAGGAGTACCAGTACTTCGTCGACGCCTACGCCAACACCTACCCGCAGCTCCAGCCCATGATCCACGACATGGTGGATCGCGAGAACGCGAAACGGGGTTGA
- a CDS encoding ribose-5-phosphate isomerase — MGLTIVVGADIAGVNYKEILKADLEADARVAEVIDVGVRPGEDIDYPHVAVEAARKVAAGEADRALLVCGTGMGMAISANKVPGIRASVAHDSFSVERLVLSNDAQILTLGERVIGLQLARRLVREWLGYTFDPESPSGPKVAAIRSYEPDPH, encoded by the coding sequence ATGGGACTGACCATAGTTGTCGGCGCCGACATCGCCGGAGTGAACTACAAGGAGATCCTGAAGGCCGACCTGGAAGCCGACGCGCGCGTGGCGGAGGTCATCGACGTGGGCGTCCGTCCAGGCGAGGACATCGACTACCCGCACGTTGCGGTGGAGGCGGCGCGGAAAGTCGCCGCCGGTGAGGCCGACCGGGCCCTACTGGTGTGCGGAACTGGGATGGGTATGGCCATCTCTGCCAACAAGGTTCCCGGCATCCGCGCCTCGGTGGCCCACGACAGCTTCTCCGTGGAGCGCCTAGTGCTGTCCAACGACGCCCAGATCCTGACCCTGGGTGAGCGCGTGATCGGTCTCCAACTGGCCCGTCGACTGGTGCGCGAATGGCTCGGATACACCTTCGATCCCGAGTCTCCCTCCGGCCCCAAGGTGGCCGCCATCCGTTCCTACGAACCCGATCCCCACTGA
- a CDS encoding tetratricopeptide repeat protein, which translates to MTDSQQQLRRADELITLGRHEQALALLYPMLGEGEEDQALVHFHISKAHIAGNDLEQAESHARSALALEPEDVFSLRLLAIALHGQKKYPEALKLLQEAIRLDPQDPYSHARLSYTYSELMWFTMARYEAEKAVELGPDDTSGYMALGFALFETNPEEAERAYRKVLELEPSHVDAKHNLAILAQNQGNFEKGSSGLVQVLAEAPSNKSSIMALHGLMLQIIWTATWTLFVGGFLAALLSAESPIPGFIISLLLLVFITFKTYPRLRAIHRGAGDRFLRNFFRQERRVTAWACLTVLAWLVQFGSFLLGLVFPGSKAQLFAYVALPMVAAGVVFGVKHARRLNENTNGA; encoded by the coding sequence GTGACCGACTCCCAGCAGCAGTTGAGGCGCGCCGATGAGCTGATCACCCTGGGCCGTCACGAACAGGCACTGGCACTGCTGTACCCCATGCTGGGTGAGGGCGAGGAGGACCAGGCGCTGGTGCACTTCCACATATCCAAGGCCCACATCGCGGGAAATGACCTGGAGCAGGCCGAATCCCACGCCCGGTCGGCGCTGGCCTTGGAACCGGAGGACGTTTTCTCCCTGAGACTGCTGGCCATCGCCTTGCACGGCCAGAAGAAATACCCCGAGGCCTTGAAGCTGCTGCAGGAAGCGATCCGCCTGGACCCACAGGATCCGTACAGCCACGCGCGGCTCTCCTACACCTACTCGGAGCTGATGTGGTTCACCATGGCCCGCTACGAGGCGGAAAAGGCCGTGGAGCTGGGACCGGATGATACGAGCGGCTACATGGCCCTCGGCTTCGCACTGTTCGAGACGAACCCGGAGGAAGCGGAACGGGCCTACCGAAAAGTGCTGGAGCTGGAACCCAGCCACGTGGACGCCAAACACAACCTCGCGATTCTGGCCCAGAACCAGGGAAACTTTGAGAAGGGAAGCTCCGGACTGGTGCAGGTGCTCGCCGAGGCGCCGAGCAACAAGAGTTCGATCATGGCGTTGCACGGCTTGATGTTGCAGATCATATGGACGGCGACGTGGACGCTGTTCGTGGGTGGCTTCCTGGCTGCTCTGCTCAGCGCAGAGAGCCCGATTCCCGGGTTCATCATCTCCCTTCTGCTGCTGGTGTTCATCACGTTCAAGACCTATCCGCGCCTCAGGGCCATCCACAGGGGTGCGGGGGACCGGTTCCTGCGGAACTTCTTCAGGCAAGAACGTCGGGTGACGGCCTGGGCCTGCCTCACCGTGCTCGCCTGGCTCGTCCAGTTCGGCAGCTTCCTGCTCGGCCTGGTATTTCCCGGAAGCAAAGCGCAGTTGTTCGCCTACGTCGCGCTGCCCATGGTCGCAGCGGGTGTCGTGTTCGGTGTGAAGCACGCGCGCCGGCTCAACGAGAACACGAACGGCGCTTGA
- a CDS encoding phage holin family protein, whose product MRTLLRLVVGAIATAAAVWLIPGIRVVAESDQQYVLILLGVAAIMGVVNAVVKPFTQVLSFCLVLITFGLFLLVINAAMLLLTAWVAQKFGIGFFIDGFWPALWGSIVISVVSSLLGGAYGTEKT is encoded by the coding sequence ATGAGAACCCTTCTGAGACTCGTGGTGGGAGCGATCGCCACTGCAGCCGCCGTCTGGCTCATCCCGGGTATCCGGGTGGTTGCCGAGTCCGATCAGCAGTATGTCCTGATCCTGCTCGGGGTGGCGGCCATCATGGGGGTGGTGAACGCCGTCGTCAAACCGTTCACCCAGGTGCTGTCCTTCTGCCTCGTGCTGATCACCTTCGGTCTGTTCCTGCTGGTGATCAACGCCGCCATGCTGCTGCTGACCGCCTGGGTGGCGCAGAAGTTCGGCATCGGTTTCTTCATCGACGGGTTCTGGCCGGCACTGTGGGGAAGCATCGTCATAAGCGTCGTCAGCTCCCTGCTGGGTGGCGCTTACGGAACCGAGAAGACCTGA